The genome window GAGTGCATTGAGCTTTGCAATGATATTATTGCCGAGGAGTCGAAGCTTGAAGAGGCCATGGGGCCCGATGTCAAGAAGCTTCCCAAGCCCCGTGAGATCAAGGATGTACTCGATGAATACGTGATTGGCCAGGACCAGGCAAAAAAAGTCCTCGCCGTTGCGGTTTACAATCACTACAAGCGCATCGAATCCATGGGCAAGCCGAGCGATGTGGAGATGCAGAAGAGCAACATACTTCTGCTGGGGCCCACCGGGTCCGGCAAGACCCTGTTGGCCCAGACCCTGGCCCGGATCCTCAAGGTTCCGTTCGCCATGGCCGATGCCACTAACCTCACTGAAGCTGGCTATGTGGGGGAAGATGTCGAGAACATCATTCTCAACCTCCTTCAGGCTGCCGACTATGACGTGGAACGTGCCCAGAAGGGCATCATCTACATTGATGAAATTGACAAGATAGCGCGTAAATCCGATTCTCCTTCCATTACCCGGGATGTGTCGGGGGAGGGGGTGCAGCAGGCACTGCTGAAAATTATTGAAGGAACCGTTGCCAGTGTTCCTCCCAAGGGAGGACGCAAGCACCCGCAGCAAGAGTTTTTGAAGGTCGACACGACGAATATTCTGTTTATCTGCGGCGGCGCGTTCGCGGGGCTCGACAGCATTATTCAGCAGCGTATCGGTGTGAAAAAGCTCGGTTTCGGTGCTGACGTGAAGAGCAAAGTCGAGAAGAGGGCAGGAGAGCTTCTCACGGAAGTCACCCCTGAAGACCTTCTCAAGTTCGGTTTCATCCCGGAATTCATCGGCCGTCTGCCCGTACTCGCCACCCTGCGCGAACTGGATGAGACTGCCATGGTTCAGATCCTGAAGGAGCCGAAAAACGCGCTTATCAAGCAATACCAGAAGCTGTTCGAAATGGAGCACGTGAAGCTCAAGTTTACCGACGGCTCTCTGGTCGCCATATCCCGGGAGGCGCTCAAGCGTAAGACGGCGCCCGCGGACTCCGGTCGATCCTTGAGAACGCCATGCTCGACATCATGTACGAAATCCCTTCGCAAACCATGGTGAAAGAGGTGGTCATTAATGAGGATGTCATCTACAACAAGGAAAAGCCGATCATCGTCTATGAAAATGTGGCTGAATCAGCCTGACCGCAAAGGACCCAATGAACGTTGACCATAGTATGGAAAGTCTGGAAAGAGGGGATCTGCAAAGATTCCCTCTTTTACCGTTAAGGGACATTGTTGTTTTCCCGCACATGGTAGTTCCTCTTTTTGTGGGGCGGGAGCGTTCGATCTCCGCCCTTGAGGCGGCCATGAACGGCAACAGGATGATCTTTCTCGCCGCCCAGAGAAATGCCAAAACGGAAGATCCCCGGCAGGAAGACATCTACACGACCGGTACCATCTCACAGATCATACAGCTCCTGAAGCTCCCCGACGGTACAGTCAAGGTGTTGGTTGAGGGCAAACAGCGGGGCAGTCTTGTTTCGTTCCTGCCTAACCCCGACTACTTCATGGCTGAAATACAGCCGCACCTTGAGTCCCTGGAAGCAAACACCGAGGTTGAAGCCCTAATCCGGAGCACAAAATCGGTGTTTGAAGGGTATGTGAAGCTGACCAAAGGCATTCCCCAAGAGGTGGTCAGTGCCGTAGGAGGGATTGTTGAGTCCGGCAAGCTTGCCGACACACTGGCGCCCCATTTGAATCTCAAGCTCGCCGACAAGCAGCAGCTTCTTGACATAGTGAATCCCCATGAACGGCTGGAGAAGCTCTTGTCTTTCATTGAGGCCGAGTTGGAGCTCCTCCAGTTGGAGAATAAGATCCGGACCCGCGTCAAGAAGCAGATGGAGAAGAACCAGAAGGAATATTATCTGAACGAGCAAATGCGAGCCATCCAGAAGGAGTTGGGAGCAAAAGACGATTTCCGACAAGAGCTTCTGGAACTGGAAGACAAGGCAACCAAAGGGAAGTTGTCCAAGGAAGCCCGTCAAAAGGCCCTCGCAGAACTTAAAAAACTGAAGCTCATGTCGCCGGCGTCTGCCGAAGCTGCCGTGGTGAGAAACTACGTTGACTGGCTTGTGTCGCTTCCGTGGGCAAAGATGACTCGTGAAAAACACGACATCCTCGGTGCTGAAGAGGTGTTGAACGCCGACCATTATGGTCTTGAAAAGGTCAAGGAGCGCATTTTGGAGTACCTCTCCGTCCAGGCGCTCGTTAAGAAGTTGAAGGGACCAATCCTCTGTCTGGTTGGTCCGCCCGGGGTGGGCAAGACCTCTCTTGCCCGGTCAATCGCCACGGCGACCGGTCGTCATTTTGTCAAAATGTCGCTCGGCGGGATGCGTGACGAAGCGGAGGTCCGTGGCCATCGCCGCACCTATGTGGGAGCCATGCCCGGCAAGATCATCCAGAATCTCAAAAAGGCGGGAAGTAACAACCCTGTCTTTCTGTTGGACGAGATTGACAAGATGAGCTCCGATTTCAGGGGTGATCCGGCTTCGGCACTGCTTGAAGTTCTCGATCCGGAGCAGAATGCCCATTTCAGCGATCATTTTCTCGACGTAGAGTATGATCTTTCCCACGTCATGTTCATTGCCACGGCCAACTCGACGCATTCGATTCCCCGTCCCCTGCTCGACCGGATGGAGGTGATTCGCCTGGAAGGCTACACTGAGCATGAAAAACTTGCCATTGCCGAACGCTATCTCATCGGCAAACAGATGGCAGCCAATGGCCTGTCCGAGCAACGGGTCAGCATTTCCGGGAAGGCTGTCAGTGAAATAATCCGCTATTACACGCGTGAAGCCGGTGTGCGCAACCTGGAGCGCGATATTGCGACGCTCTGTCGCAAGGCTGCTCATCGTGTGGTCAAGGGTGAGAAAAAGAAGATCGTAATTCAACCCAAGAATCTGCCCGGGTTCCTTGGACCTCGCAAGTACCGGATCGGGACGGCAGAGGACAAAGATGCTCCCGGCTATGCCACGGGTCTTGCCTGGACCGAAGTGGGCGGGGACCTGCTTACCATTGAGGTGGCAGTGGTGCCCGGCACCGGAAAGCTCCTCATTACCGGAAAGCTGGGGGAGGTCATGCAGGAGTCGGCACAGGCGGCCATGACCTATGTGCGCTCACGGGCGCAGATACTGGGTATTGACAAAGGGTTTCACCAGAAAGCGGATATACATATTCATGTGCCGGAAGGGGCAATCCCCAAGGATGGTCCATCGGCCGGCATTACCATGGCTACGGCAATAGTTTCGGCGCTGACCGGCAGGCCGGTGCGCCATGATCTTGCCATGACGGGTGAAATTACCCTCCGCGGCAACGTGCTTGTCATCGGGGGACTCAAGGAAAAGCTTCTGGCCGCAGGGCGAGGAGGGATTTCCACGGTTGTCATCCCAGAGGAAAACAGGAAGGATCTGGCGGAAATCCCACGGGAGGTTACGGTGGGGCTCACTATTGTTCCAGTACGCCATATGGACGAAGTGCTTTCCCACGCACTTCTGGCTGAAGGGGTTGCCGGCGGAGCTCCCTACCGTACCTCGGAGGGGCATCCGTTGATACCCGAAAAGGAAACAGTTACTGCTCACTGATGCACGAAAAAAGCGCTTGACACCTTTGTGAGGTCTCTGTTATAAGTTATGTCTCGCTTCAAGGCGGCAATAAATCAATATTTGTTGTAAAATTGATAGGTTGCTGTTCAAGTGTAGGTACAATTCATGCTGAAAACGGGGTCGTAGTTAAGTTGGTTATAACGCCGGCCTGTCACGCCGGAGGCCGCGGGTTCGAGCCCCGTCGACCCCGCCATTAATTAGTAAGGGCGAATAGCTCAGCTGGGAGAGCGCCAGCCTTACAAGCTGGATGTCGGGGGTTCGATCCCCTCTTCGCCCACCATATATGCTTCAAGGTAGTCGTTCTCTGAGTGGTGGCTACCCTAACTGAATATAACGAATGGGGTCGTAGTTAAGTTGGTTATAACGCCGGCCTGTCACGCCGGAGGCCGCGGGTTCGAGCCCCGTCGACCCCGCCATTAACAAAAAGGTCATGCTATGCATGGCCTTTTTGTTTTGAATAGGTGTAAGATCTGCGATGGTTCGCGGCAGACAGGCCTTCGGAAGGGTGTTTTCCTTGACGGGCGTGTGAATTGGCCGCTATTATCCATTAGTTATTAAGAGAATGTGAGCGCGCCGTTCATGAATGCCGATGACGCGCGTTTGCCTCACCTGGTTTCCACTCAATTCTCTGGAGGCACAACTTGAGAACCGTTGTCGTCATTCCGACGTACAATGAGCGTGATACGATCGAGCGACTGATCAACGACGTGCTGGCGCAGGACAAAGACATTCACGTACTGGTCGTGGACGACAACTCGCCGGACGGCACCGGAGAGATTGTGGACCGGTTGTCCGAGGGGATGGGACGGGTTCATGTGCTGCATCGTCCCGGCAAGATGGGCCTTGGCTCGGCGTATCGTCAGGGCTTCGCCGCGGCGCTTGCCATGGGGGCCGATTTCATTGTCGAAATGGATGCCGATTATTCCCATGACCCGGCAACACTGCCACGGTTCCTGGAGGCCATGGAGGGATGCGACCTGGTTATCGGCTCTCGATACCTGAATGGCATCAGCGTGGTCAACTGGCCCCTCCGGCGACTCATGCTGAGTTATTTCGCCAACTGGTACACGAGATTGATCACCGGTTTGCGCATTATGGATTGCACGAGCGGGTTCAAATGTTTTCGCCGTAGGGCGATCGAATCGATCGATATGAGGACTATTCGCTCTGATGGTTACTCGTTTCAGATTGAAATGAACTATCGGTGCGTGGAAAAGGGTTTTCAGGTGAAGGAAATCCCCATTATCTTCATCGACCGGCGCTCGGGCAGCTCCAAAATGTCCAAGAAAATCGTACGCGAAGCCGTGTTCATGGTGTGGAAACTCAAGCTCGGCTCTGTTTTCGGGGCATTGTTCCGCTAGGAGGGCGATATGCTCGACGTAACATGGGCGCTTGCCGCTCAGGTGGGTTTGTGGGGATGGATCGGTTCCATGGTAGGGTTCATTATGCGAGCCTTTCCCGCGGAGGGCGTGTTCGATCGCAGGGCTGCGAGTATCTGGGGGGGGGAGCGTAGTGCTCCTCTTCGCGTTATGGGTAGCAGGGATGATGATGGCATGAGACGAAGCCGCTGCGCGTCAGTTATACTTTTGTTGCTCGTGCTATCGTCACTCTTGCCGATCATGGGGTGCGGCGGGCCGTCAGCCTTGTCCGTCGCCTCCTTGCGGGACCCATCGGTGGATATGACATGGCCTCCTGCTCCTCATCCGGCCCGGATACGATTTCTCCGCGAAATTTCCGGGCCGGAACAGATCAAGGCTGAGCCGGGAGCACTTGCCCGCTTTCTGGAGTTTGTCACCGGTGAGCAGTTCCAGCCCGTCCCCTTTGTGACCCCCTACGGGGTTGTCTCGGATGGCGGGGCGCTTTTGTTTGTCTCCGATTCCTCGTCTGGTGTTGTTCATCGCATCGACCTGGCGCGACAAAAGGTTTCCTATATTGTTCAGGCAGGGGAGGAGTTCCTCTCAAGCCCGGTCGGTCTCGCCCTTTCTCCTTCGGGAGAAGTGTACGTCAGCGATTCGGTCAATGCCAAGGTGTACGTATTTTCACATCGAGGTGAGTTCTTGCACGTACTGGCCGATGGCCAGGTCGGCTTCAGGAGGCCGGCCGGCTTGGCCGTGAACAGTAAAGGTGTTCTTTTTGTGGTTGATGTTTTGGCACACAAATTGAAAGTCTTCGACAAGAATGAGCGTTACATGGGAGAATTTCCCGCCGACGATGGCGGAGGGGAATTGAACCTGCCCTCCCATGTTGCCGTTGATAAGGACGATAAAGTCTATGTTACCGATGCCCTGAATTTTACGGTAAAGATTTATGATGAAACCGGTCGTTACCTCCGAAGTATCGGTGAAATAGGAGATGCTCCTGGTTCTTTCGCGAGACCCCGTGGCGTCGCGGTCGACAGTGATCTCAATGTGTATGTGATCGATGCCGCGTTTGACAACTTTCAAATTTTCAACCAAGAGGGGCAGTTGCTCCTTTTCGTCGGAAAGCCCGGTAAAAAAACCGGAGAGTTTTATATGCCGAGCGGCATCCATATCGATCGAAACGACCGGATTTTCATCTCTGATTCGTACAACCGGCGGGTCCAGGTGTTCGAATACCTGAAAGAGGAAAACCGATGATGACGAGGATCTTTTTGGTCATGGGCGTGACGGCGCTCGTCATGGGCAGCGTCCGCCCGAATTACGGAGCCCCTGGGCCGAAATTCACCGATCCCGGTGGCGGAAACAAGCATAACCTTTCGTATTCCAACACCAATGTCAACTTCAAGGCCACCAATTCAACCGATATGCGTGCCAAGCAGATCTGTATTTTTTGTCACACGCCCCATAATGCACGTCCGCAGACAACGCTTTGGAACCGTAGCGACACTACTCAGAGTTTCGGGCACTATTCATCAAGCAGCCTGTCTCTTCACCTGGATGCAACCGCCCGCACGGCCAGCGATTATAAGGCGGAGCCCAATGGCTCGTCCCGGCTTTGCCTCAGTTGCCATGACGGGGTCACGGCTCTTGGTGCCGTGCTTTCAGGGGTGCCCATTGAGGTCAACGG of Geobacter anodireducens contains these proteins:
- a CDS encoding cytochrome C, which codes for MMTRIFLVMGVTALVMGSVRPNYGAPGPKFTDPGGGNKHNLSYSNTNVNFKATNSTDMRAKQICIFCHTPHNARPQTTLWNRSDTTQSFGHYSSSSLSLHLDATARTASDYKAEPNGSSRLCLSCHDGVTALGAVLSGVPIEVNGSMFTKMTGDHVFDRAKITNSHHPVSFKYTAEVVARLKTLEGPVSDYWLPAEAPSQESPGAPGTNKARQFVRLDKEKRMQCTTCHDPHQSQYHDTNTPPLTPFWAYDGRGLSTVNADTVHDEVCYACHSFKTPNP
- a CDS encoding endopeptidase La, which gives rise to MNVDHSMESLERGDLQRFPLLPLRDIVVFPHMVVPLFVGRERSISALEAAMNGNRMIFLAAQRNAKTEDPRQEDIYTTGTISQIIQLLKLPDGTVKVLVEGKQRGSLVSFLPNPDYFMAEIQPHLESLEANTEVEALIRSTKSVFEGYVKLTKGIPQEVVSAVGGIVESGKLADTLAPHLNLKLADKQQLLDIVNPHERLEKLLSFIEAELELLQLENKIRTRVKKQMEKNQKEYYLNEQMRAIQKELGAKDDFRQELLELEDKATKGKLSKEARQKALAELKKLKLMSPASAEAAVVRNYVDWLVSLPWAKMTREKHDILGAEEVLNADHYGLEKVKERILEYLSVQALVKKLKGPILCLVGPPGVGKTSLARSIATATGRHFVKMSLGGMRDEAEVRGHRRTYVGAMPGKIIQNLKKAGSNNPVFLLDEIDKMSSDFRGDPASALLEVLDPEQNAHFSDHFLDVEYDLSHVMFIATANSTHSIPRPLLDRMEVIRLEGYTEHEKLAIAERYLIGKQMAANGLSEQRVSISGKAVSEIIRYYTREAGVRNLERDIATLCRKAAHRVVKGEKKKIVIQPKNLPGFLGPRKYRIGTAEDKDAPGYATGLAWTEVGGDLLTIEVAVVPGTGKLLITGKLGEVMQESAQAAMTYVRSRAQILGIDKGFHQKADIHIHVPEGAIPKDGPSAGITMATAIVSALTGRPVRHDLAMTGEITLRGNVLVIGGLKEKLLAAGRGGISTVVIPEENRKDLAEIPREVTVGLTIVPVRHMDEVLSHALLAEGVAGGAPYRTSEGHPLIPEKETVTAH
- a CDS encoding dolichyl-phosphate beta-D-mannosyltransferase; protein product: MRTVVVIPTYNERDTIERLINDVLAQDKDIHVLVVDDNSPDGTGEIVDRLSEGMGRVHVLHRPGKMGLGSAYRQGFAAALAMGADFIVEMDADYSHDPATLPRFLEAMEGCDLVIGSRYLNGISVVNWPLRRLMLSYFANWYTRLITGLRIMDCTSGFKCFRRRAIESIDMRTIRSDGYSFQIEMNYRCVEKGFQVKEIPIIFIDRRSGSSKMSKKIVREAVFMVWKLKLGSVFGALFR